One window of Microcoleus vaginatus PCC 9802 genomic DNA carries:
- a CDS encoding ABC transporter ATP-binding protein yields the protein MHAVEVLDVSKVFKSVRSQDFLAVDNINLQIYDREFFSLLGPSGCGKTTTLRMIAGFEIPTAGEIYLHGQPMQNRPPFHRPVNTVFQNYALFPHMTVAQNAAFGLEMENLPQKTIRDRVAEALALVQLTEVEKRYPRQLSGGQQQRVALARALVKQPSVLLLDEPLGALDLKLRKEMQLELKKMQRKLGITFIYVTHDQEEALTMSDRIAVMDGGKLQQVGTPVDIYEYPKTRFVADFIGDSNFLSGQVVEKQHGQIIVLVDQQLPVLVATAEYLPAGKVVTLVLRPEKAAIYPANYDVENSWPGIVEEAIYIGTDTRYTVRLTAKSSIAIRRQNLHRDDLQRHKVGDSVRLAVPPESICIL from the coding sequence GTCGAAGTTTTAGACGTTTCCAAAGTATTTAAAAGTGTCCGCAGTCAAGATTTCTTAGCTGTCGATAACATCAACCTCCAAATTTACGATCGAGAATTCTTTTCTTTACTCGGCCCTTCTGGCTGCGGCAAAACTACAACTTTGCGAATGATCGCTGGTTTTGAAATTCCCACAGCGGGCGAAATTTACCTTCACGGCCAACCGATGCAAAATCGCCCGCCATTTCACCGCCCAGTAAATACGGTATTTCAAAACTATGCTTTATTTCCGCACATGACAGTAGCACAAAATGCCGCTTTTGGGTTGGAAATGGAGAATTTGCCTCAGAAAACAATTCGCGATCGCGTTGCTGAAGCCTTAGCATTAGTACAGTTAACCGAGGTAGAAAAACGCTATCCCCGCCAACTGTCAGGGGGACAGCAGCAACGAGTAGCGCTAGCAAGAGCATTAGTCAAACAGCCGTCTGTTTTGCTGTTGGATGAACCCCTAGGAGCGCTGGATTTAAAATTGCGTAAAGAGATGCAATTAGAATTAAAAAAAATGCAGCGAAAATTGGGAATTACATTTATTTATGTAACTCACGACCAAGAAGAAGCACTAACGATGTCGGACAGAATTGCAGTAATGGATGGAGGAAAACTGCAACAAGTCGGCACGCCAGTTGATATTTATGAATATCCTAAAACTCGGTTTGTTGCTGATTTTATTGGCGATAGCAATTTTTTAAGCGGGCAAGTAGTAGAAAAGCAACACGGTCAAATAATCGTGTTGGTTGACCAGCAGTTGCCCGTGTTAGTTGCGACAGCAGAATATCTGCCCGCTGGTAAAGTTGTTACCCTAGTGTTGCGGCCAGAAAAAGCTGCTATTTACCCGGCTAATTATGATGTTGAAAATAGCTGGCCGGGAATAGTAGAAGAGGCTATTTATATTGGCACTGACACGCGCTATACGGTGCGGTTGACGGCTAAAAGTTCGATCGCCATTCGCCGACAAAACTTGCACAGAGATGACTTGCAGCGACACAAAGTCGGCGACAGCGTTCGACTTGCCGTGCCGCCGGAAAGTATCTGCATTTTATGA
- a CDS encoding NfeD family protein: MIWTPTLLWLLAGSLLCLAELFLPTAFVAFLMGLSAFAVAGCSLVLPYVNLQIFLWMVFSTVFVLLSRGLIPKGTARAIADSQEAKTLTEIPPGEAGRVIYEGNSWQARCEDTKATIPPNQNVIVVGRKGTTLIVLPENLLHS, translated from the coding sequence ATGATCTGGACTCCGACGCTCCTTTGGCTGCTAGCTGGGTCTTTGCTGTGTTTGGCAGAGCTATTTCTCCCGACTGCTTTTGTCGCTTTTCTGATGGGACTGAGCGCCTTCGCCGTAGCTGGATGCTCTCTAGTTCTACCTTACGTTAATTTACAAATATTCCTCTGGATGGTATTTTCGACAGTTTTTGTGCTGCTGTCTCGGGGGTTGATACCAAAAGGCACGGCAAGGGCGATCGCAGATTCTCAGGAAGCAAAAACTTTAACAGAAATTCCCCCCGGAGAAGCCGGCCGAGTCATTTATGAGGGGAATTCTTGGCAAGCTCGCTGCGAAGACACGAAGGCGACTATCCCCCCCAACCAAAACGTAATTGTCGTCGGACGGAAAGGCACTACTCTGATAGTTTTGCCAGAAAATCTCTTGCATTCTTAA
- a CDS encoding SPFH/Band 7/PHB domain protein, with amino-acid sequence MEQFFLLVFLALGGSALAGSVKIINQGNEALVETLGKYSGKKLEPGLNFVTPFFDRVVYEQTIREKVLDIPPQACITRDNVSFTVDAVVYWRIVDLEKACYKVENLQSAMVNMVLTQIRAEMGQLDLEQTFTARSQINEILLRDLDIVTDPWGVKVTRVELRDIIPSKTVQESMELQMAADRRKRAAILTSEGERESAVNSAKGKAEAQVLDAEARQKATILEAEAQQKAIVLKAQAERQSQVLKAQATSEALQIIGKTLQNDPNAREALQFLLAQNYLDMGLKIGTSDSSKVMFMDPRSIPATLEGMRSIVGEGNNNEVKK; translated from the coding sequence GTGGAACAATTTTTTTTACTTGTATTTTTAGCACTCGGCGGCTCAGCCCTCGCAGGTTCAGTCAAGATTATCAATCAGGGAAATGAAGCGCTGGTGGAAACTTTAGGTAAATACAGCGGCAAGAAACTGGAACCCGGTTTGAATTTTGTCACGCCGTTTTTCGATCGCGTCGTGTACGAGCAAACAATTCGGGAAAAAGTCTTAGATATTCCTCCGCAAGCTTGTATCACCCGCGATAACGTTTCCTTCACGGTTGATGCTGTGGTTTACTGGCGCATTGTAGACTTGGAAAAAGCTTGTTACAAAGTAGAAAATCTCCAGTCAGCAATGGTAAATATGGTGCTGACTCAAATTCGCGCCGAAATGGGTCAACTGGATCTAGAACAAACCTTTACTGCTCGTTCTCAAATTAATGAAATCTTGCTCAGAGATTTAGATATTGTTACTGATCCTTGGGGAGTTAAAGTAACGCGGGTAGAATTGCGCGATATTATCCCTTCTAAAACTGTACAGGAATCGATGGAATTGCAAATGGCCGCCGATCGACGGAAGCGGGCGGCAATTCTGACATCCGAGGGCGAACGCGAGTCAGCAGTTAACAGCGCCAAAGGTAAAGCAGAAGCGCAAGTTCTGGACGCAGAAGCGCGCCAAAAAGCGACTATTTTGGAAGCGGAAGCTCAACAAAAGGCGATCGTCCTGAAAGCTCAAGCAGAACGCCAAAGTCAGGTTTTGAAAGCTCAAGCTACTTCCGAGGCCTTGCAAATTATTGGCAAAACTCTGCAAAATGACCCCAATGCTCGTGAAGCTTTACAATTTTTGTTAGCTCAAAACTATCTGGATATGGGCTTAAAAATTGGCACCAGCGACAGCAGCAAGGTGATGTTTATGGACCCGCGTAGCATTCCCGCTACGCTCGAAGGAATGCGATCTATCGTTGGGGAAGGTAATAATAATGAGGTGAAAAAGTAG